The Solanum pennellii chromosome 11, SPENNV200 sequence NNNNNNNNNNNNNNNNNNNNNNNNNNNNNNNNNNNNNNNNNNNNNNNNNNNNNNNNNNNNNNNNNNNNNNNNNNNNNNNNNNNNNNNNNNNNNNNNNNNNNNNNNNNNNNNNNNNNNNNNNNNNNNNNNNNNNNNNNNNNNNNNNNNNNNNNNNNNNNNNNNNNNNNNNNNNNNNNNNNNNNNNNNNNNNNNNNNNNNNNNNNNNNNNNNNNNNNNNNNNNNNNNNNNNNNNNNNNNNNNNNNNNNNNNNNNNNNNNNNNNNNNNNNNNNNNNNNNNNNNNNNNNNNNNNNNNNNNNNNNNNNNNNNNNNNNNNNNNNNNNNNNNNNNNNNNNNNNNNNNNNNNNNNNNNNNNNNNNNNNNNNNNNNNNNNNNNNNNNNNNNNNNNNNNNNNNNNNNNNNNNNNNNNNNNNNNNNNNNNNNNNNNNNNNNNNNNNNNNNNNNNNNNNNNNNNNNNNNNNNNNNNNNNNNNNNNNNNNNNNNNNNNNNNNNNNNNNNNNNNNNNNNNNNNNNNNNNNNNNNNNNNNNNNNNNNNNNNNNNNNNNNNNNNNNNNNNNNNNNNNNNNNNNNNNNNNNNNNNNNNNNNNNNNNNNNNNNNNNNNNNNNNNNNNNNNNNNNNNNNNNNNNNNNNNNNNNNNNNNNNNNNNNNNNNNNNNNNNNNNNNNNNNNNNNNNNNNNNNNNNNNNNNNNNNNNNNNNNNNNNNNNNNNNNNNNNNNNNNNNNNNNNNNNNNNNNNNNNNNNNNNNgagttgggtaagacctactaatgttacagaagtaaggagctttgttggtttagctagctactatcGTTGATTTGTCAAGTGATTTTCTTCggttgcttcccaattgacaaacttgactaagcagaatgttccatttgtatggtcggatgaatgtgaagaaagcttccagaatctcaagaccttgttgactactgcaccaattcttaccttgccagtggaaggcaagaattttattgtttattgtgatgcatcctattctggtttgggtgcagtgctaatgcaagagaagaatgtaattgcttatgcttcgaggcaattaaaggtgcatgaacgtaattatccgatccacgatttggagttggctgcggtagtgtttgcattaaagcaatggagacactatctatatggggttaagtgtgaggtctatacggatcatcgtagtttacagtatgtctttactcagaaagatttaaatttaagacagaggagatggatggaaccactgaaggactatgatatcactatcttgtatcacccgggaaaagctaatgttgtggcaNNNNNNNNNNNNNNNNNNNNNNNNNNNNNNNNNNNNNNNNNNNNNNNNNNNNNNNNNNNNNNNNNNNNNNNNNNNNNNNNNNNNNNNNNNNNNNNNNNNNNNNNNNNNNNNNNNNNNNNNNNNNNNNNNNNNNNNNNNNNNNNNNNNNNNNNNNNNNNNNNNNNNNNNNNNNNNNNNNNNNNNNNNNNNNNNNNNNNNNNNNNNNNNNNNNNNNNNNNNNNNNNNNNNNNNNNNNNNNNNNNNNNNNNNNNNNNNNNNNNNNNNNNNNNNNNNNNNNNNNNNNNNNNNNNNNNNNNNNNNNNNNNNNNNNNNNNNNNNNNNNNNNNNNNNNNNNNNNNNNNNNNNNNNNNNNNNNNNNNNNNNNNNNNNNNNNNNNNNNNNNNNNNNNNNNNNNNNNNNNNNNNNNNNNNNNNNNNNNNNNNNNNNNNNNNNNNNNNNNNNNNNNNNNNNNNNNNNNNNNNNNNNNNNNNNNNNNNNNNNNNNNNNNNNNNNNNNNNNNNNNNNNNNNNNNNNNNNNNNNNNNNNNNNNNNNNNNNNNNNNNNNNNNNNNNNNNNNNNNNNNNNNNNNNNNNNNNNNNNNNNNNNNNNNNNNNNNNNNNNNNNNNNNNNNNNNNNNNNNNNNNNNNNNNNNNNNNNNNNNNNNNNNNNNNNNNNNNNNNNNNNNNNNNNNNNNNNNNNNNNNNNNNNNNNNNNNNNNNNNNNNNNNNNNNNNNNNNNNNNNNNNNNNNNNNNNNNNNNNNNNNNNNNNNNNNNNNNNNNNNNNNNNNNNNNNNNNNNNNNNNNNNNNNNNNNNNNNNNNNNNNNNNNNNNNNNNNNNNNNNNNNNNNNNNNNNNNNNNNNNNNNNNNNNNNNNNNNNNNNNNNNNNNNNNNNNNNNNNNNNNNNNNNNNNNNNNNNNNNNNNNNNNNNNNNNNNNNNNNNNNNNNNNNNNNNNNNNNNNNNNNNNNNNNNNNNNNNNNNNNNNNNNNNNNNNNNNNNNNNNNNNNNNNNNNNNNNNNNNNNNNNNNNNNNNNNNNNNNNNNNNNNNNNNNNNNNNNNNNNNNNNNNNNNNNNNNNNNNNNNNNNNNNNNNNNNNNNNNNNNNNNNNNNNNNNNNNNNNNNNNNNNNNNNNNNNNNNNNNNNNNNNNNNNNNNNNNNNNNNNNNNNNNNNNNNNNNNNNNNNNNNNNNNNNNNNNNNNNNNNNNNNNNNNNNNNNNNNNNNNNNNNNNNNNNNNNNNNNNNNNNNNNNNNNNNNNNNNNNNNNNNNNNNNNNNNNNNNNNNNNNNNNNNNNNNNNNNNNNNNNNNNNNNNNNNNNNNNNNNNNNNNNNNNNNNNNNNNNNNNNNNNNNNNNNNNNNNNNNNNNNNNNNNNNNNNNNNNNNNNNNNNNNNNNNNNNNNNNNNNNNNNNNNNNNNNNNNNNNNNNNNNNNNNNNNNNNNNNNNNNNNNNNNNNNNNNNNNNNNNNNNNNNNNNNNNNNNNNNNNNNNNNNNNNNNNNNNNNNNNNNNNNNNNNNNNNNNNNNNNNNNNNNNNNNNNNNNNNNNNNNNNNNNNNNNNNNNNNNNNNNNNNNNNNNNNNNNNNNNNNNNNNNNNNNNNNNNNNNNNNNNNNNNNNNNNNNNNNNNNNNNNNNNNNNNNNNNNNNNNNNNNNNNNNNNNNNNNNNNNNNNNNNNNNNNNNNNNNNNNNNNNNNNNNNNNNNNNNNNNNNNNNNNNNNNNNNNNNNNNNNNNNNNNNNNNNNNNNNNNNNNNNNNNNNNNNNNNNNNNNNNNNNNNNNNNNNNNNNNNNNNNNNNNNNNNNNNNNNNNNNNNNNNNNNNNNNNNNNNNNNNNNNNNNNNNNNNNNNNNNNNNNNNNNNNNNNNNNNNNNNNNNNNNNNNNNNNNNNNNNNNNNNNNNNNNNNNNNNNNNNNNNNNNNNNNNNNNNNNNNNNNNNNNNNNNNNNNNNNNNNNNNNNNNNNNNNNNNNNNNNNNNNNNNNNNNNNNNNNNNNNNNNNNNNNNNNNNNNNNNNNNNNNNNNNNNNNNNNNNNNNNNNNNNNNNNNNNNNNNNNNNNNNNNNNNNNNNNNNNNNNNNNNNNNNNNNNNNNNNNNNNNNNNNNNNNNNNNNNNNNNNNNNNNNNNNNNNNNNNNNNNNNNNNNNNNNNNNNNNNNNNNNNNNNNNNNNNNNNNNNNNNNNNNNNNNNNNNNNNNNNNNNNNNNNNNNNNNNNNNNNNNNNNNNNNNNNNNNNNNNNNNNNNNNNNNNNNNNNNNNNNNNNNNNNNNNNNNNNNNNNNNNNNNNNNNNNNNNNNNNNNNNNNNNNNNNNNNNNNNNNNNNNNNNNNNNNNNNNNNNNNNNNNNNNNNNNNNNNNNNNNNNNNNNNNNNNNNNNNNNNNNNNNNNNNNNNNNNNNNNNNNNNNNNNNNNNNNNNNNNNNNNNNNNNNNNNNNNNNNNNNNNNNNNNNNNNNNNNNNNNNNNNNNNNNNNNNNNNNNNNNNNNNNNNNNNNNNNNNNNNNNNNNNNNNNNNNNNNNNNNNNNNNNNNNNNNNNNNNNNNNNNNNNNNNNNNNNNNNNNNNNNNNNNNNNNNNNNNNNNNNNNNNNNNNNNNNNNNNNNNNNNNNNNNNNNNNNNNNNNNNNNNNNNNNNNNNNNNNNNNNNNNNNNNNNNNNNNNNNNNNNNNNNNNNNNNNNNNNNNNNNNNNNNNNNNNNNNNNNNNNNNNNNNNNNNNNNNNNNNNNNNNNNNNNNNNNNNNNNNNNNNNNNNNNNNNNNNNNNNNNNNNNNNNNNNNNNNNNNNNNNNNNNNNNNNNNNNNNNNNNNNNNNNNNNNNNNNNNNNNNNNNNNNNNNNNNNNNNNNNNNNNNNNNNNNNNNNNNNNNNNNNNNNNNNNNNNNNNNNNNNNNNNNNNNNNNNNNNNNNNNNNNNNNNNNNNNNNNNNNNNNNNNNNNNNNNNNNNNNNNNNNNNNNNNNNNNNNNNNNNNNNNNNNNNNNNNNNNNNNNNNNNNNNNNNNNNNNNNNNNNNNNNNNNNNNNNNNNNNNNNNNNNNNNNNNNNNNNNNNNNNNNNNNNNNNNNNNNNNNNNNNNNNNNNNNNNNNNNNNNNNNNNNNNNNNNNNNNNNNNNNNNNNNNNNNNNNNNNNNNNNNNNNNNNNNNNNNNNNNNNNNNNNNNNNNNNNNNNNNNNNNNNNNNNNNNNNNNNNNNNNNNNNNNNNNNNNNNNNNNNNNNNNNNNNNNNNNNNNNNNNNNNNNNNNNNNNNNNNNNNNNNNNNNNNNNNNNNNNNNNNNNNNNNNNNNNNNNNNNNNNNNNNNNNNNNNNNNNNNNNNNNNNNNNNNNNNNNNNNNNNNNNNNNNNNNNNNNNNNNNNNNNNNNNNNNNNNNNNNNNNNNNNNNNNNNNNNNNNNNNNNNNNNNNNNNNNNNNNNNNNNNNNNNNNNNNNNNNNNNNNNNNNNNNNNNNNNNNNNNNNNNNNNNNNNNNNNNNNNNNNNNNNNNNNNNNNNNNNNNNNNNNNNNNNNNNNNNNNNNNNNNNNNNNNNNNNNNNNNNNNNNNNNNNNNNNNNNNNNNNNNNNNNNNNNNNNNNNNNNNNNNNNNNNNNNNNNNNNNNNNNNNNNNNNNNNNNNNNNNNNNNNNNNNNNNNNNNNNNNNNNNNNNNNNNNNNNNNNNNNNNNNNNNNNNNNNNNNNNNNNNNNNNNNNNNNNNNNNNNNNNNNNNNNNNNNNNNNNNNNNNNNNNNNNNNNNNNNNNNNNNNNNNNNNNNNNNNNNNNNNNNNNNNNcagtcttcatcacgtcagatttcagggtgagctattgttcctagcttggactggattctctctcattcatgtcttgatgccttgaagttctggcatggactagctgtttaacttattttagcttcttagatactcttagatttagtaatttgaggatagatgttcttgtggtgatgacttccagtttttgggaacaataagtattgagcttttagaagttatttaatcgattttcattaatgagttttaagtcttccgcattacattttgtttattatggttgaaatgttggggtttagattggttggttcgctcacatagtaggataagtgtgggtgccactcgcggctcgttttgggtcgtgacagtataCTTCAACTTCATGTTATTTTACTTGGTCATTTATCAACCTATCTTACTAATTCAGTATGTTCCAGATATCATGTTTCCTATTCATATTTCTCATACACAATACATTCAAAGTAATAACCACATACTTTCTGCCtatattatttgataatataGGTTTTGACATTTAGTATTCAACATGTGGTTAGTACTATCTCATATAAGCTAGCAATAGAGTTTGGTGAGTCTTCATCTCGCCGACGACAACCTCATATCTTCTTTTCAGTTATTTACTTTTAGTTTCAGAATATTGAAGTTAGTTATGGAGGGATTTATCTTAGCAAATCATATTAGTAGAGGCTTTAAGACAGTCAGGTGTAGATTCAACTTATGTTATTTCTTTCGAATATTAGTAATCTCAGTCTTATGGGCTTTATTAAGATATTTTAGATTTATCTTCTACGTTTACATTTGAGTTTCTATTGATTTATATCAATCTTAGAATCATGACATACCATAAGCTCATCTTGGGGTCATTTGTGGCTCTAAGCACAAAATATCACGTCTAGGAGATAGTCTCTGAGCATGAGACTTCCTCTTCTCTAAAAACTCTTCTTTTTCACCACCTTGGTTGTGTCTTCccaaaataatcattttaagtctctttattttttttctgaattataTTTTTCACATCAATCACTTTTGTCTCTTCTATATATTCcttgttctttacttttttttctcttcatccATCTTCTTACTATACATCTATTCATTTGACAATACCTCTAGAGACTCGatgaaaaagtttaaaaagGATCCATTCCTACCACCCCCTCTTGCACTTTCAACTTCTACCCTTGCTTGCATAGATTATAAACAattatttttgaacaaatattCTCTATTTACTtacgaaatataaaaaaaaaattaaaaatcactctttttttgaaaaaaaaattattttcgttCGTATCAAAAGCCTCGAAACAAATTCTTACTTCATTCTATATTAATTGTCATAAATAAGAAGAATAGTTTTactgatttaattattattttttaaaaactttacaaCTTTATAGACACTTTTAAAATGAACTATATGTAAAGTTAAAACGATACAAATTTAGTTAATCctatctttaattttataaattaacaaatattttaagaCAATGTAAACAATTTATATGGGACAATCAAGTGGgggtttttgaaattttgacttTCAAACTTGGCTCTTTTGACTCTTTCCAAAACATGCCTTTAGCCAAACCCCACTCACTTTTCATTGGTATAATACCTAAATGTGACATAACAAACGACATCGTTTAACAATATAAGTGACACCTCTTTTTACTCTtttcgttcatttttatttgtcatgttatattttcgaaagttaatttgactaatttttaaagttaaattagattatattactttgatattttatataaaaaaattagatattcaaaaactacatgaaaaatactaaaaatataattttttacatatcaatatgataaaagttatatctttaaatatttattaaatttcttataatttaacTCAAAAATAGAAACTATAACAAATAATAGTTGAGAGAATGGAGTAGTAAAAAACAGAGATATTTCCCCTCTTAGCCAATTTTTGGTGCCCATTTGGAGATTTAAAcaaacaatatatatacatatatttaagaGCTCTTCTCTTTtgcaaataaagaaatacatgttgtaaaaattattattttaaatcatatgtGTTTTTGTTCCATTTTCATACAAATTGAGGAGTTGACAAACCTTTGTTTGGATGAATCCAAGGTAACTGAGTGACTCTTCTGTCTTTGTGTCTTCAGATATATcatgtatgtatataatttcataatgggtcaattttatttttctttttttttccttaaagatTCTTACTTTCTTGACTTTTTCTTGGTTCTTGATTGATAAATTAGAAGACCCTTGTTCTTGTTCTTTCTATCATATTGTTGTGACAAACTTGCAAGAAAGATTGTATCTTTTTTACCCATTAATGATTCAATTTTACCCTTTTGATTCTTTCTTGGTCTGGCTGTATATTTGAGATGATTGATGCATAATATCAgttgcaagaaaaaaaaagaacaaattttgAGAAGGAAAATTAACTGCCACTGTGTGATTTTCTGTCTGTTATATCACTGTTTGTGTTGCATCATATTCAGCTGAGGGGAAAAAAGGGTAGTACCATTTTGCTTGTTTGAATGTCAAAGAAATTCTTTAGTAAGTTTTTAGTTTGAGTCTAATATGTGAAGCAGGAAATAAGGCAACAGAAATCTTTTGGCTTCATTTTCCTTTAACTTGGTTGAGTAAGTTGGTTGTTAGAGTTTGAGCATATCTTTGCTGCATCGCATTCGTGCTAATAAATGGTAGATAGTGTTAATATCTATGTGGTTAATTAATAGACTGAAATTGTACATATATTGGGGCTAAGCAACCATTTCCTGATTCGAAGTTTAGCATGGACCTTTCATTGTTTTGGCGAATGTTTAGGAACGTTATTGGCTGGAATAGTGCACTCTGGGTTCTGTTTCAATAAATCTCAGTAACAAAGGAAGTTAATCTTAGTTCCCTTCATGTTAAATCTCACTGAATTTGATTTTAAGGTCGCATTATGATATTTATGGTCTAGATCTGCGGTATCCAATATTTTATGCTTCGTGTATGATGAATTCTTATGGTTGATGTCTAAGTTGCAGCTCTCTCTGCCACTTTATTGAAGCTCATAGAtttaatcattttctttttaattgaaGAAGTTTACCCGTGGCTGCCTCTCTGGATGCTCCTGATCCAGTTTTGGAAAGGGTTCTTATAGAGGACACTAAAAATAGTAGCCAAGGCGGGGAGAGGAACTTAGCTCATCAACCAATTTTGCTGGATCAGGTCTCCAAATCTTTCAGAGGAGAAGTAGTGAACAGGTACACTCAACTGATGCCATTGTTATCTTCCTTTGTCTACATTTCGACTGTCTTTCATCCTCATCCTTAAAACTTAAAGGGGTTTATTTCTTGTTGAGGGAGCTTGTTAATGATCCTTGGTGATAAGTTAATTTCTTGTTGGTGGAGCTGTTAATACTGTTTAGTGcttatacatttcatatcaaCTTGGTAGTAATTTAACAGATAAGATAGCTGCTACTTTCTCTAGGTCTCTTGGAGTTTCAACTGATTTTACAACATACCTACTACATgaagatttatattttttatgtgtcgATATACATAGGCTTCAAATTATTGGAACTATAGTCCTTCTACCTCGTGCATCACCTTGCAAAGATCGTGTATCTTTTCCTTCTTCCTTGCAGTGGTGGCTGCTAACATTGTTTTCTACTTTGTATACAAGTCTTCATTTTGCATTATGTTCTTGAATTGCTGGATGTTGAATTGGAGCTTTCACTAATATGTTTCCTAGTAACTTCATGTGTATAAATTGCCTAAGGAACTGCATGTCTTAATGTTTGCATTCGGTTCTCTTAGTCTATTTTTCTTCAATCAATGTTTGCAATTTTAAATGTGTGGAAGCATACTTAAGTAATCAAATGTGTGTTCTCTCTAACAACTTATGCTTTAAGATGAGATGGTCACACACTACAATATGGTATCAGAGTAGACAAGACAAGAGATTCTGGATTCGAGTATCCCCATCACCCATTATTATCAAAAACAATTTCCACGAACTGGGACCATGAAAAGGGTCTGCAGATGAGAGGCGTTTTGAatcataattaagtaattaaatgtGTGTTCGGTCTAACACTTAggcttttagatgagatggtcacacattaaaaaaaaatgtaatggTTTATTCTGTGTTTCTACAGAATGTACATTGCAGAATGTTCTTTTGTGGTTCTAACTTAACTTTTgaatactccctctgtccaaATTTATATGACACCTTTTATGTTGTgagagtcaaacaatttaagtttgaccGGAAATTTACGTATAGAATCTTCaaattgttttaaatgaaatttatatatttgtaaactgcgtaaaaagtactatgagtcacaataattgataaatcaaaatgtttaaaagatctatgaaaaatttacggTCAAAGATAGACTTATTTGACTCTTGAAATCCGAAAGGTAacatataaaatgggacggaaGGAGTATATGTTTACCAGCATTGTTGCTTTATTAAAGCCTTTTTGGTCAGTAACAGATTGCCGAGAgaaatagaataatattttgCAGGAATTGAAGTGGAAATAAGAGTTCAAGTATCTTTctattctctcttttttcttttggtggAAAGAGGATAGTGGggaaaaaacattttcatgctgTTTTTAGCTCTCATCCAATCTGCAGATTCTAAATGGTCCATTCTATATGCTTAAGTATATGTTGTGTCTCTGAATTACAGTTTAATGATGACTAGGTTTTCTCCTTAACTTGAGTTTCTTTTTTGCAGTACTAGGGACTCTATTAGGTAGTTGCCGTTGGTTTTATCCGTACGTTGTTTGTTTTTCATGGTCATGTGACTAGTTTTTGACTCAGCATGTCTCTAGCAGATCATCTAAAAATAATGGGCATGCCAATGAGAAGGAATTTTAAAAGTTACTTGTGATGTTATTTGTTTGTGATTGCCTTCAGATCTTTTTCCATGAAGGCTGCAAATAAAAACGACGAAGATTTGGAAAATGGGATGTTGGAGAAAGACATAGAGAAGTCAGTACGCAGCAATAAAGGTATCACAGTACACAACAAGGCCTTGCTATCTGGAATCGCTTATTGTATTTCTTCCTGTAGCATGATATTAGTGAATAAGTATGTACTTTCCAGCTATGACTTTAATGCAGGGATATCATTGATGGTCTATCAGGTACTTCCCAgtctttgttatatttttgagCTTATCAAGGTATAGAGGTAGAGTAATGACAAATAATTGTTGAACCTTTATTCAGAATTTTGTCTCAGTGGTGGTGGTTTCTTCGTTGAGAGTTTTTGGGATAATTTCTACTGAACCACTCACTTGGAGGCTAGTCAGAGTCTGGTTGCCTGTTAATGTTATATTTGTTGGGATGCTTATAACAAGTATGTTCAGGTAAAAGATACCCCCTCTTCATGCTTGTCGTGccatgaatttaattatttgaatgtgCCTATTGTTTTATTTACTGCTGGTTGCAGAACTCATGCATTGCACCTATTATTGTTGGATGCACAGTTCTCTGAGATCAGTTTTTCGGTGTGATCGAGTTCAGCTGGGCCTTTATGCAAGACTATATTTATTGGGAGTAACAGATATCTGGTTCAAACCTTCATGCAAGTGTTAGTTTTACTACTTCAAATTTTAAGGCCACGCTAGGTGTTCAAATGGTTGCTTTATTTGTGGGACGGTTCTTGATCCAAAATAGAAGGAAATTTTTGTCTAATTtgatgaaatagaaaaaaaaatggaaatgtGAATTCTCTGGAATAAGCTTTAGACTTAGAGGCATATATCTTAATGGTTAATCTTTGTCTCATAATTACTTGTTGACCTTGTCTTTTGCTGAGTAAGAAATTCTGAATATAGATTTCTTTCAGTAAATGCTGTTAAGTTCACCTTTttggaatattttttaaaaaaattctcagTAAAAGAGTCATCCTTATCAAACTTGTGAACTTGATTCGTGTAGAAGATTTTTTAACTCAGTCTGGTGTTCCCTTTTTTCCAAAGATATCAAACAATAGAAGAGACTATTTTTGGAGCCACTTAGAGGAGTACGCCTGGACTGATGAAATTAAAGGTGGACAGGCTCATCATCATTACATGCCTCTTGGAACTTGACTTGTAGTCAATAACATTTACAATAAAATGTCTCCTTTTTCTTTGGCCTTGGCCTTCCACACATCAATACGGAGCAACTCTTTGGCTCTACCCTGCTGAGTTTACTTAAGATGAAACAAAAGATGCTTATGATGTAGGTCATGATTCATGAACACTTAGAATTTTATTACACTACATGTCAAAAGTAGAAAAGGCtacaaaatcattaaaattatatattaaaaaaaatgtattttagtTTTAAGTACAGCTATTTGTGTTCTTTCTGCTTTACCATTTTCATTGCCAATTTCAGTACTCTGGCATTTTATATCCATACGATACTGCAGATTAAAGAATTTTTTAGCATAGAATCTACTTTAATGTTTAATATTTAAAGCTGTGATTCTACGACTTGGCTGAATTACTTATAATTGTGTTATTTCCTGCAGTCTAAAATACATCAACGTTGCTATGGTCACTGTCCTAAAGAATGTCACTAATGTGATAACTGCTGTTGGTGAGATGTATTTATTCAACAAAACGCACGATAACAAAGTTTGGACTGCACTTTTTCTGATGGTATGCTAGTAGCTTAAAAGTATGTAAATACGAAGTGTTACAGGTCAAGCAAATGCTACGCTATATTGCTTTGATATTATTGCAGTGATTCTAGCCTCTTTCATCCCCGTGCTCATATAAAGTAATTTGTTAAAGATATGTTTCGTTGCTTTGTATTCCAGAACTTACATTAGCATTCTTTTTTACGTTTCCTGTCACAATAAGAGTTTATAGCACGTACTGATTTTTCAGTAGACACTACTCAGGGTATTCGCTAGTAACCTAGTCCTCAGTCAATGACATAATGAATTCCATGCGGCGACCAAGTGGTATAAGATGTAATTGAGAGAAAATGCAACTTATGATAAAGAATAGTATCATCGTTGTTTTAGTGCATTACTTCTTATAACAGTGGTACTTTCTGGTAACTAGTGATATGAGT is a genomic window containing:
- the LOC107005071 gene encoding GDP-mannose transporter GONST1-like isoform X1; the protein is MNPRSLPVAASLDAPDPVLERVLIEDTKNSSQGGERNLAHQPILLDQVSKSFRGEVVNRSFSMKAANKNDEDLENGMLEKDIEKSVRSNKGITVHNKALLSGIAYCISSCSMILVNKYVLSSYDFNAGISLMVYQNFVSVVVVSSLRVFGIISTEPLTWRLVRVWLPVNVIFVGMLITSMFSLKYINVAMVTVLKNVTNVITAVGEMYLFNKTHDNKVWTALFLMIISAVTGGITDLSFHAIGYTWQIINCFLTASYSLTLRRVMDTAKQVTKSGNLDEFSMVLLNNTLSLPLGFLLILLFNEVDYLSRTPLLQLPAFWLVTTFSGLLGLAISFTSMWFLHQTSATTYSLVGSLNKIPLSVAGIFLFHVSTSLENSASILFGLLAGVFFARAKMQDKSQTRS
- the LOC107005071 gene encoding GDP-mannose transporter GONST1-like isoform X3, whose product is MNPRSLPVAASLDAPDPVLERVLIEDTKNSSQGGERNLAHQPILLDQVSKSFRGEVVNRSFSMKAANKNDEDLENGMLEKDIEKSVRSNKGISLMVYQNFVSVVVVSSLRVFGIISTEPLTWRLVRVWLPVNVIFVGMLITSMFSLKYINVAMVTVLKNVTNVITAVGEMYLFNKTHDNKVWTALFLMIISAVTGGITDLSFHAIGYTWQIINCFLTASYSLTLRRVMDTAKQVTKSGNLDEFSMVLLNNTLSLPLGFLLILLFNEVDYLSRTPLLQLPAFWLVTTFSGLLGLAISFTSMWFLHQTSATTYSLVGSLNKIPLSVAGIFLFHVSTSLENSASILFGLLAGVFFARAKMQDKSQTRS
- the LOC107005071 gene encoding GDP-mannose transporter GONST1-like isoform X2, producing the protein MNPSLPVAASLDAPDPVLERVLIEDTKNSSQGGERNLAHQPILLDQVSKSFRGEVVNRSFSMKAANKNDEDLENGMLEKDIEKSVRSNKGITVHNKALLSGIAYCISSCSMILVNKYVLSSYDFNAGISLMVYQNFVSVVVVSSLRVFGIISTEPLTWRLVRVWLPVNVIFVGMLITSMFSLKYINVAMVTVLKNVTNVITAVGEMYLFNKTHDNKVWTALFLMIISAVTGGITDLSFHAIGYTWQIINCFLTASYSLTLRRVMDTAKQVTKSGNLDEFSMVLLNNTLSLPLGFLLILLFNEVDYLSRTPLLQLPAFWLVTTFSGLLGLAISFTSMWFLHQTSATTYSLVGSLNKIPLSVAGIFLFHVSTSLENSASILFGLLAGVFFARAKMQDKSQTRS